The Primulina huaijiensis isolate GDHJ02 unplaced genomic scaffold, ASM1229523v2 scaffold30059, whole genome shotgun sequence genome includes the window CATTTTATACAATATGTTCATATGAATTTAAAACAAATGAAAGTCAATCaattttgttgttttgaaatcaaatattcataAGAACAGCTACTATAAAATACATTTCCGatataatatagataaaatCATATTTGAAAGTATTTTGTTTAACAAGATGGTAAAGATTGTCTGTGTCAGATATAAGAGTTGTCTCGTATGTTGTAACACATTGTGAcaacatgcattaaaataatgcaacacacaaataaataacttaattaaaaataacacatagataattatgcacaagtGTCATTTGTGTGACGCCTCAGTGCAAAATAATAAGTTGAAAAGAAATTGAGTTTACAAAACAAtacaaaaaaacacaaaattatattttttaacaattcAAAGAAaggaattttttaaatattaaagatCAAATATTGAGTTTAAGAAACtcaatatatcatataaagACCAAcaaagttttatataaaaaaaataattttaaaaattatgtatCACAATATAAGTCAAATTTccttttaatattaatattaatttaatatgtgTGTGAACAAAATCCAAGGAAATAATGATGAAGGTAGGAATGAAATGATTAGGATTTAGAAAAGGATATGATGTAATTTTTGAGTTTAACAGTCGGGATCGCTCTCAGGCTCTGACTCATAGGTCTAGGTGGGACCACATCCACCCGCACGCGCATTTACCGCGTGGACCCCACTCGTTGACATAGCCTAAACACACCCACCCGAATTCAGTCCTTCCTGCTTCGCCACCAACGGCCCGCCGCCACCCCATTCTCCACCCTTTgagtatttattattaattacaaCTTATTAATTGTTAATACCTTAATTATAATCttaaataatttatcatttCTTGGTGGAATGGAATTAATCAAATTGACCACTTGTCTTTGAATTGGtttctttttctattttattcGTTGCTTCAAAACTTTTGAGCTCCCTCCaatgactttttaaaataatctatAATTAAGAACAGAAAATTAAGTGGGAAATTCTTTAATTACGTTTTAATTTTGTCCAAAGTATTAAAATGCATATTTTGCTTATTGTTTCAAACACTAAACATATGTGCTTTAGGGTTTTACTCATGCATATCGTTATAACCACTAAATGTGACATCTTGAGTGACGAAACTATTGGGCAAATATCAAAGTTTTGGGGATCTTGGAGAGTAAGATTCCTAATAATTGGTTGGtttatttataagaaaatcACAGCTGAAGTCTGTCATTGAACATTATCGTCCATAAAACCAGTAGATAGTAACAGTACGAGGTCGTATCTTTTGAATcacattattaaaataatgataaaactttacttttgattttatatgttattttttgacaattttattcatcaaaaatattgttgtgaCACTACAACATCAACGTGATCACGAAGTCTCGTAGACGTCATATAAGTGCCACGTTAgataaatatgaataaaatcGCAAACACAACAAAGATAACAAAACAAGACTGAAATTACGTGACTAATAAAACTAAAAAGAAACTATGAATACATTCACCAAACTACAAAgccttccaaaaaaaaaaaaaggtcctagaaaaggtaaaaaaaacatagaaataTGTATGTCCAATAATGGATGCGTGGTCCTCCAAGGTGAATGAAGTCACGTTACTATCGGGCACAAGTTGTAAGATTATTAATGACAAATTGAAACTTGAGTTTATGtttccacacacacacatttccaTTGTCACCAATGGCCACATTCAGGTATTTGAATTTAGATGATGGCTTTTGTGAATTCAATTTGGTGGCATTAGTCACTGACGTTGACTCCACCACTATCTATATATCTCATCACAAATGGGAATTGGGATATTTCATCTCCCTCGATCTGCACAAATTAAGGGAGAGGTCCCCAAAAATCaaattaggtaaaaaaaaaaatatatatgcatcTATCATGAACCTACTAATCTTTCCACACGCACGATTATGTCTTATTTTGATCCAAGAAGCACTCAAATCGGAGTATAAGTAAATCGACCACTCCTCAAACGTAAgactaaataaatttatttcacACTAAATTATCATTAAATCAAAGTAATTGAGTACTacgtttttacaagaaattcaaacTTAAACAAAAAGTAAACTTATCATGAACGGATAAATCAAACCATggttaaaaataattacttttGGCTTGATTTATTGTCTctattcaattttaaaaatcttaatgcaTTGAGCAACATaacatgatatttttgaaattaatgaTGCATGTAATGAGATAACCAAATCGAGTTATCCAGGTAGTTTATTCAACTAGTAGATGCTTAATTTGATTTACGTACTAAAGTTTTTGTGCATCTTTACTAATGCTtggtataaaatataaaaacgtGTGAAAAACTTAGAATTTTCTATTTActcatatataataataaatatgggTTATTCTCAAATAGGATGATTTTGATGTTTGATATACGTACGTACGTAGTTTTGTCAATAATATATAGAATAAAAAAAGTAAGAGTattcttaatattttttaaatgtaaatagATATAGTTTGTATAAGTATTTGTCAGTATGTTAGGCAGAGGCTTTTCAAAACAATAGCAACAAtcaaagtaataataataataattattttaaaaaataaatactattagGGATTTGATAAATTACACACAGGAAATAAGTGTTTTTGTATATACATGTAATTGGCTAAGCAGGGAATATGCTTTCAAAATGACCTCTCCTTTCCTTTGTCATATCATCCCAAAAAAAGTCAACCACAAATTCTTCACCTTAATTTCTTCAACTTTATGATTAGTATAAATATTTATACGCTGCAAATcggtttcatttcatttttataaaatcaagGGTCTAAGCACACAATAACAAATAAGAGACAAAGAGCCTTCAAGCATAAGCTTCCGTGGAGAAGTAGTAAAGGTACAACTCAAAGCAAGAAAATTCTGATAATAATTTGAGAAACAGGTCTGTAGATATGTCAGATGAATTTCATCTGGGAAGGGGAAACTGGTGGGATTCAACGAGAAACAGAGTTGACGATACTGGAACAGCACCGGCTTCGGTTTCTGCGAGGTTAAATGCGATAGCAAACTACGAATGGCCGACAGATATGGTGGACATGAAATCTAGGTCTGCCATTGAACCCGGAGCTGAATCCGGTGGCTCTATGGTGGTACAAACTCAAACCTCCGCTGCCTCTGGAGGCGGTGTTTTAACTACTCCCAACTTGCAGATGATGGGATTAGGCCTTTCTTCTCAAGGCATGGACTGGAACCCGGCTATGTTGTAAGTTTTATATGCTCTATGTTTTCATGATTTTCTggaatcataaattttcattttcatggGTTTGATGCTATTTTGTACTCGAATTTTGTTTGTGATTATGGGTTTAATTGGTTTCTTGTAATCTTGTTTATGATATATAAAGTCGAGGAGAAAAATCTGAGAGCAGTTTTCGTTGTATGCTGCAAGAAGATTCAAATACCAGTAATTTCCTGCAAGAATCAGGGACTGCTGCATCTTCGCATGAGCCTTGGCGGCACAAACTTTATACCGGTGTGTCATCTGAAGATTCATCCGCTAACGATTTTAAGCAAATAAATAGGGGTTTTACCTTAGATCATCAGTCACAGTATAGTTCTCAGGCCAACTCCAATGACAGTACGATAACATCCCAGAATCTAAATACCAGCTGTTATCAGGTGGATTCTGCTGCAGCCTACGGTTTATTAATGTCTGAAAACCAGCCGCAGAACTACGAGAATCGATCCATGAACTATCCTTATTCGCCGAGTGGTTATGGCCACAACCCAAGTGAGTTGATGCCCCCCTGGAATAAATTTCCTCAATTCCTGAGAACATCGCCACCAAAACATCCGCAGCCGCTGCCGCCCAGTGCTGGCAGCAGTCACTTGCATTTCACCAACAACACTCCTTTCTGGAATGCTTCCGCCACCATGAATGATGCTCGATCTGGGTTTTTTCCGTCTTTACAAACGCAGATTCCCATAGCTCCATCCTTTGATGAAAAGCCGAaggtaaaaagaaaagaagaagaatctCTACGTAAATTCATACGAGTGATTTGTCATAAAATTAGTACATTTACCATGCTTCACAACTCTAGGGTTTAGTCCAATAATTATCTTTTTTCCTTATCGTCTCATATTTTGTTTCTTTCTCATTTTCAAGAATACATTGGAAGTTCTGGATTCGGGTACAACAACGAAGAAAAACAACACGGAATCGTCATCAAATAAAAGAGCTAGGAATGAAATCCCTTCATCGTTGCCGGCTTGTAATAAGGTGTTATACATCACTGATCATGATATTTGACGAAGATATTTAGGAAACAAGTTGAATCCTAACATCTTAATCCTTTCTGTATACTTCAAAACAGACTAAATGACATTTATAAACACATAACTTTGCTCTTGATCAGGTGAGGAAAGAGAAAATGGGAGACAGAATAACTGCACTACAACAATTAGTCTCACCTTTTGGAAAGGTAACTaattaattttctgaaaaatttcaTCACTTTCCCTCGAGTGGATTCCACTAATCACTTTTTAAATCTTAGTAGCAAACAACAAAATGCTCACATTATTAATCTAACTAACCAAATGCACTTTCTCAGACCGATACAGCTTCGGTGTTATCTGAAGCCATTGAATACATAAAATTTCTCCATGAACAAGTTAGTGTAAGTCCCATTATTTCCATTGTAGTTTCACAAGGAACGTGTAAAGTTTTGGTTAACTTCATTAATTTGTTGTGCTTGTGTCTAATATCAGGTCTTAAGTATTCCATATATGAAAAATGGAGCTCCAGTTCAGCGCCAACAGGTACACTACATTTCTGTTGCTTCGCTTTGCTAGTCAATAAAATGAGACAGATGACATATAGTATCTTTCATCACGTATATTTTTGCAGATTTCTGATAAATCAAAGGATATTCCAGAAGGGCCGCGACAAGATCTTGGAAGTCGAGGGTTATGTTTAGTACCGATTTCCAGCACCTTCCCTGTTACTCAAGAGACAACGGTTGATATTTGGACTCATACTTTCGGAGGAACTTTCAGATAAGCTACTGTAACGAGTCAGTATAACTGGTCACGAAATTCATAGGAAAAAAGGTTTTGTGACCAAGTATACTGATTTTACTGCATTTTTCTGGTCAGTAAAAGCCTGATTTCATGGGGTGTTAGCATATTACACTTCTCAAACTCTAACAAAGTAGGATAGGAACATGTCCTTTATCAATTCAGGTGATGAAAGAAGCGAAAAAAATTGCGGAAAGCAATAAAAGGGGAGGATTAAAAAGAGTTGGGCCATGGCCGGCGACATCCGGCCAAAATGATATGTGCAGCTTATATATATTCGACCaagaatatttgaaattattgtatgCTGATGATCATGATATTTGAACGAGTTTTGTAATAATTTAAGaataattatatatgttaaattaaGTGTAGATTAGGATTGATTAATTTGATAATTTGTAGCTGAATTAAGAACAAGAGAATTAAGTGTATAAAGGAGCTTTTGTTGTAGATGAAAGTGTTATTTGCATAACTTTAATCTTCTTTGGTAAAGACATGAAAGGAataatgaatttaaataaaagagtGTATCAGTGTGGGGAGATCAATTGATTGGAAATCTCACTTTTGAATTGTTTATATGTCTAGAATATGTTGGTGGAAGTCAGAAGCTGGCCCAGTCGCCCCTTCCTTTTAgggttttcttattttatagTAATATTATTTcttgtaataaataaaataaaatagaaaaagcGATTCGAAACTCAAATACTTTATTTTgggattttaaaaatattaaattgtatttttctttatatattttttttaaaaaaaaggaacaaTAGATTTTAGTTTTGTTCATGTTGAATGTACTCATGATACCCTTTGTGCTTTGCATCGAATGGTCACATTGAATTCCTTTCATTGGAAGGTAAAGCGACCTTATACGATAAACGGACCAAGAAAGTAATCCAGTGTATATAATTCGTATAATCgtttatataatgaaaattatattttttggatGTCTACATGTGTTagttaaatttcatttttcttacaattttagtaattttttttatcagaatTGTTGACCTGACGCTGTATATATTAGAACCACATCATAAGTGTATGGATGTCACGTCGAAAAATgacaaattgaaaaaaaagttaacaaactaaaactgaaatttaacaTCATACCAAATTAAAATCTCAAATAGATATAAATACAGGaccaaaaacatatttttttcattattttaaatgatatatataattNTATGTGTTCTGGCGGACAAAATTGCAACTAATGTCAATCTATTGCTAGTATTTAGCATGAAAAATTCCCACATCCGCAAGATATGACAACTCCAGTGAATcgaatatatatagttttgagtACATATTTTTGTATAGGAACCAACATCTAGGCCCTAGCTATCAAGTATAGTATGGAATATAATTTTGTGGAAAGGGGGTAGCCTTATTTAGCTTTACTTAGAAGCATAAACGAAGACAAAAAGAAAGCATCTTGCACGTTGAACATCGACCATGATTAGAGAGAAGAGCATCATCATTGGATCAAACATTAATTAACTCTGTAAACATCAAATTAAGATCTTGTCTTCTTGGTAATAATCTTTGCTTTTAATTTCGACGATTATATAGTTTGTACGTACGTTCGTTCGTTTGTTTATATGATCTTTGGACTTCAGGCGCTTTGTATGATAAAACGAATGTGTCCCGTCCAGAATCATGGATTCAAAACTTCGACAAGTatgtataatattatttattaggAAAATGATAgagcaaaatttaaaattttaaccattATATTCCTACCCCTTGTGCTTGTGGTCTTCCTTGTTGAGATTTACAGGGAAATGGGGTTTGAAGTGCTGTATGGACAAGTTGGCTCCCCACACCGAGTATAATGATTGTTTGTCGTTAGTGCAAAATGTGTTTCGATCATGTTGGCAAAGACGTCAGCGGAGAATTTTGAGCTAAGCACAACTACCGACGCAGCACCGATGCTAGGACTTGACAAAAATTCTTATCTTATTACCAATTGTTAACACAAAATAAAGGTAGCACTAACAAAGAAAACTCTATTAATAAGGTCAATGGGGGGAAGCGCATCATTTTTTAATGGGTACgaagcttctttttttttatattttattaatttattacatAAACTTTACTTTCACGAAGAAAACAGTTGAGAAGACACCAAACTGTACAAACTAACCTCTATTGCAAAGACACATCATTATCATATATAACATACGaacataattattattatttttttaaatacgcCATCATTTAGCTCTTTTGGACGATCATGAAATTTTGATGAACTATATATNCTATGTTGCCGTTCGATGGACTATTGGATCAGCGTATCAGAGATAGCAAGAAAAGAGTTAAAGATGGACTTTGAACCTTTGTACGAGTGCATGATATTTTTGTTGCAAAGCAGCAACAAAGCATCAAATATTACGTTTTCCAAGAAGATAACACCATTTGTCTGAAAGTAATCGAGCACTAACTAAAAAAAGTTGGCCTTACACTTGGATTGAAACGCAAGCAAAAGACAGATTTGAATCGAAGACCGTGCCAACCACCTTAATCCTATCCTGAGCTGAAAGTAAAGCTTTTCAAGAAAAGCCACTTAACCATGGAAGAAGCTAGTCATGTATCGGAATAGTGTCAACTGTCGGATTAAAGAACATCTGAAATTGGCATCAACAACGACACCATATCCTTGTAAGGTTCAAATACATGTGTCGCAAACAGCACGTTACAAAAAAGAACTTAACTCATCTTTTATATGTATAAGATAACACAAGTTCAAGAACAAATCCCCAAAACCATCGTCATTCTCTTCAAATATTCTCAAAATCAACGGATAAACTGTTCCATTTATATCTGACGCTTGCAACTATATATTTCCCCAATTGTTGTGTTCCCCCTCACCCATCCCCGTACCACTTTCTTCGGTGATGGTGGTTGATGTGGTGGAGGTGCATGGAGGGTGGTTTCAAGCTTGAGCCATGCAAATTGTAAGGACTGCAGTGAGGCGGGTGCACCATTTCATTCTAATAAGGGAAATGAGTGCACCGACTCATGTCAGTTCAACTCCACAACAAAGATCTAGACACTTCACCAATTCAATCAATACGATGGAAATAACGGGAATCAACCGCTGAAAGCAGTTTACTACGCACATTATTGAAAGTGGACAAACTTTTGAACTTTGCATAACACtgtattaaattaaacaaaacaaataGATGGGAACAACATAGCAAGAATTACACATCCATTTCATGATATTATATCAATAGGAAAAGAAATAAATCGTAAAACCACAAACAATATGTTGTATATGGAATAGCTTAGGCAGTGgttttcttcagtttcttgGCAACGGTGGCAATTAACTTGCCTTGGTGAAAAGCCTGCTGTATTTCAAGCTCGGATGGCTGCCTCGAACCATCGCCAGCAAAAGTTCCAGCACCGTAAGGACTTCCTCCTTTTATTTGCTCCATTTCAAACATTCCAGCTCCGAACGTGTATCCAATGGGGACAAAGATCATTCCATGGTGAACAAGCTGAGTAATAGCAGTTAACCTGCAATAAATCATAGACTCaattttgtgaagaaaaagaTGGATCGCTGATGAGTTCGAATTTTGAACAACTCATTATTTTCTACTAAGATACAGGGACTATCATGAAGGGAATTACGCCGTAGTTTCTTGGCCACCGCCTTGAGATCCAGTGCTGTAGAAAATCCCAGCTGGCTTTCCAGCGAGTTGCTGTGTTCTCCAAAGACCTCCAGTAGCATCAAGAAACGCTTTGAATTGGGCAGCCATCATTCCAAACCTCGTAGGGAAGCCAAAAATGAAGCCATCAGCCTCTGCAAGTTCATTAGGCGTGATAATATGTACATCACTCTTTGGAGGTGCACCCATTTTTGCAAGAACATCATCTGGTAGTGTCTCAGGGACCTGGAACACAAAGATTCaagtaaaaactaaaaaatgcTTTTATCATAGGAATGTAACACCATTTTTTACTCTTTAAACAATCAAAATAAAGATACATAAGAACAAATATCATGTAAAACTCAAACTAAATAATAATAGCCATCATGCAAATTTGAAACTAGGCCGAAGCACCAAGTCATTTATGTAAGAATTGGGATACACTTGGGTCCCAACAGACACTTCCATGCAGTATACATGCAGTCgtctaaaaattttatattactaaaagttaattcaaatataaaatttgtcCCATACATTCCACATTTATTCTTGTTGttttctctaaaaaaaaaaagatacaatGAGATAACAGAGGAAAAAATAGTTCAACATACATGCATCCGTTCCACATCTATTCTTCTTGTTTcctctaaaaaaaattcaacgagATAACAGAGGAAAATATAGCTCATACCTGCCATAGTTTGGCATCAACTCCTTCAACAGATGCAGCTCCCTTCTTTATCTCTTCAGCCAGTTTCTCCACGTGACCATACATAGAATAGTACCTATTCGGTGAAGTTTTATCGTTATCTTTATTCATAGCATTAACAGAAGAATTTTGCTCGCCTCATACTTCCCATCACAAAGCGAAAAAGTCTTTTCGAAAGAATTTGGTCTAACAAAGAATAAAATAGCATCCTGACTAAACCAAATGACAGCACCGAGTCTGCCACTGTCACTATTTCACAGGCATATATCCTAAAAATtccatataaataaataatttctttgTTGTGCAACCGGGAATCAATAATACTATTGCCAATACCCTAAAAAACGTAGGTATTTCTTTAAAATTGGATCCCGTCTTTTATTGATTCCGCAGGCGGAGGGGGGGTGCTCTTTCACCAATTCTGGTGAAACATTTATTGTGAAGATACTCGACCTCTAACCTATTTGCAGTTAAAACATAAATTTCAAGGTACTAGGACAGGGAAACCAGTTTCTTGAGAGTTTACATCTTCCAGAAACAAACAGAAGCCCATGCTTCCCAAATAGGCATTTACATTGAAAACTTCAGGCTTTGATCTTTCCATTCGATGAATCAAGATTAGTGACGCAAGAAACGCAAttaacattaaatatttaatctttaaaGCCATTAGAAACAACATGATTATATTAACCAAGAACGCCTAAGCAAGCTATGATGGTtgtaattaaaaacaataatactaTAAGTGGTCATAAAATAATTAGCTCATACGCACACTAAGTAATCTGAAAACTGAATAATATATTGTTTAACAAGCTAAACTATGTCAATATAGAGGcgaaaaatttaaca containing:
- the LOC140967924 gene encoding probable NAD(P)H dehydrogenase (quinone) FQR1-like 1, giving the protein MATKIYIVYYSMYGHVEKLAEEIKKGAASVEGVDAKLWQVPETLPDDVLAKMGAPPKSDVHIITPNELAEADGFIFGFPTRFGMMAAQFKAFLDATGGLWRTQQLAGKPAGIFYSTGSQGGGQETTALTAITQLVHHGMIFVPIGYTFGAGMFEMEQIKGGSPYGAGTFAGDGSRQPSELEIQQAFHQGKLIATVAKKLKKTTA
- the LOC140967922 gene encoding transcription factor bHLH123-like isoform X2 → MSDEFHLGRGNWWDSTRNRVDDTGTAPASVSARLNAIANYEWPTDMVDMKSRSAIEPGAESGGSMVVQTQTSAASGGGVLTTPNLQMMGLGLSSQGMDWNPAMFRGEKSESSFRCMLQEDSNTSNFLQESGTAASSHEPWRHKLYTGVSSEDSSANDFKQINRGFTLDHQSQYSSQANSNDSTITSQNLNTSCYQVDSAAAYGLLMSENQPQNYENRSMNYPYSPSGYGHNPSELMPPWNKFPQFLRTSPPKHPQPLPPSAGSSHLHFTNNTPFWNASATMNDARSGFFPSLQTQIPIAPSFDEKPKNTLEVLDSGTTTKKNNTESSSNKRARNEIPSSLPACNKVRKEKMGDRITALQQLVSPFGKTDTASVLSEAIEYIKFLHEQVLSIPYMKNGAPVQRQQISDKSKDIPEGPRQDLGSRGLCLVPISSTFPVTQETTVDIWTHTFGGTFR
- the LOC140967922 gene encoding transcription factor bHLH123-like isoform X1, with translation MSDEFHLGRGNWWDSTRNRVDDTGTAPASVSARLNAIANYEWPTDMVDMKSRSAIEPGAESGGSMVVQTQTSAASGGGVLTTPNLQMMGLGLSSQGMDWNPAMFRGEKSESSFRCMLQEDSNTSNFLQESGTAASSHEPWRHKLYTGVSSEDSSANDFKQINRGFTLDHQSQYSSQANSNDSTITSQNLNTSCYQVDSAAAYGLLMSENQPQNYENRSMNYPYSPSGYGHNPSELMPPWNKFPQFLRTSPPKHPQPLPPSAGSSHLHFTNNTPFWNASATMNDARSGFFPSLQTQIPIAPSFDEKPKNTLEVLDSGTTTKKNNTESSSNKRARNEIPSSLPACNKVRKEKMGDRITALQQLVSPFGKTDTASVLSEAIEYIKFLHEQVSVLSIPYMKNGAPVQRQQISDKSKDIPEGPRQDLGSRGLCLVPISSTFPVTQETTVDIWTHTFGGTFR